DNA sequence from the Colletotrichum destructivum chromosome 9, complete sequence genome:
AGTGCCGCTGTGGGACTTCGACGCTCCCATCCAGGACCAGTCGGACCCCCTGAGAGACTCTTCGGCCGGGGTAATTGCGGCCAACggcatgctgctgctgtcgcaGGCCCTGAGGGGCGTCCAACAGCACGCACTAGGGCGTAGGTTCTACCAAGCCTCCATTGAGATCGTCAGGGACACACTGGACCactccctcgccgtcgagaaggcgCGCTTCGCGAGGGACGGGGAttccgccggcggcggcggtggtggcggtaTCCTTattgaggaggaggtcgccgccgaggggaAGACCTTTGACGGCATCCTGAAGCACGGCACCGCCAACAACAATGAGAACGCGAGACGGAGGTACTGCAACCACGGCCTCGTGTACGGGGACTACTACCTCGTGGAGTTCGGGAACAGGCTCTTGAACATGGGTCTGGCGTAGAAGTGTGTggtttttattttatttGGATAGATGTTACAACTTTGTAGGTTGGCTGTTTGCCCGCTTCGCGGGGGGTTTATGGACGCGATATAGAGAATATTACACTAGACTACCACCCTCCCCCTTCGTATTCCGTGCCGaagatgccgtcgtcgaagctGATGATCctgtccatgtccatgaaCTGCTGGTCGAGCAGGATCTGGGAGATGTTGCTCAGGTCCCCGCTGCCGACGCTGCCTCTGTGGTACATGTCCGGCTGGGGCATCGCTTCGACGCCGTTCATCTCCATCCCGGGCGGAACGAGGacggaggacgacgacggaggatTCGGGTTCGGGTTCATGACCGAGGCGTTGACTGCTATTTGCTGGCCCACAACGATGGTATCCATATGGGTCGTCGGTCTGGCATCCTCCCGAGAGGCGGAAACATGCCCAAATCCCGTGGCAGGCTGGCCATTCCTGCCAAGCCCCGGCTTACTTCGCGGGGCGTTGGCTTGGTGTTGGAAACACTTTTCCCTTGCCGGTGGGTATACCTGCGAGCTTCTGAAGGTGGCCGTATGATCGATCTCTGTCGTATATCCCAGCACGTTGATGGTGAACGACGGATCCTCCCGACAGCGAGCGTgcatctcggccagcttgatCGAGTACTTGCCGGCCAAGTTGTTCCGCGAGGGCTCCAGGCTATGCGGCCCGGCCCACTGGCTCGCCATCTGGTCGAGGATCCGCACCAGAGACCAGAACTCGGGCGccgggccgccgccggggccgtGTTCGTTTTCGTGCCGCCACCGGAGGAGCAGGACGCGTGCGGCGACGTAGACGCAGAAGGCGAACTGGCTCGACACGGGCGCCGCGCGGGGCGCGTGCTTCAGGTAGTTCTccgtgatgatggcgatcTCCACGGCGGCCGCCTGGCACGTGTCGGCGCTCAGGACGCTCGGCAGGCGGGCGCGGAAGGgccactcggccggcggGAAGGCGATGAGCTGGTGGAGCAGGATCATGGAGGCGTTGTGGGTGAGGTGCGCCAGCGTGAGGTTGGGGTCCATCCGCGTCGACTGGCGGGCCGTGTTGGCCTGCCACTTGAGGGGGAGGAGCATCTTCCAACTAGTATCAAGAGAGAGGGGTCAAGGTCAGAATTGCTGCTGATGTGTTGCTATAATACggtgaggggggggaagctgtGCGACTTACTGCACCAGACGCaggtcgagctccttgaaaCGCGTCAGCCAGCTGCTAATATCACGTTGGTCTCGCATGTTAATCTTCTGCTGCAGGAAGTAGCTGGTAACTCGGCTAAGGCTCTCGGTGGCCTCAAGTGAATAGGCAAACGCGCCGACGGTCGACATGTCGACGCTGGCGGACGCGGCCCCGGgggacgtcgccgcctcggacGGGGTCCGGTTTTCCTcttcggccgccgcccccgctgacgacgccgccgctgccgtcgtcgccacggTTTGGGATGAAACCGGCGGCGCGTAGTGGGACGGGATGAAAGCGATGGGGTTCCCGATCCGCCCGGCGGCCTTGTCCCAGATGCCGAAGTAGGGCGTCGCGAccttgtcctccttgcgCCAGAGGATGCCGTCGCAcgggagccggcggcgcacGTCGTCCGAGGTGAGGCTCGTGTTCCATCCCATGGTGACGGAGATAAAGCGGTCGAGCTTGAAGACGTTCCAGAAGAcgcgccgccgctcctcggcctcggtccaGCTCCCCGGTGGAGCGAGCGAGACGAAGGGCTGCGACAGGGACGGcctctcggcgtcgtcgagctcgaccgTCAGCTGGAGGTACTCGACGGTACGGGTGAGGGAGCCGGCTAGAGACCAGGCTTTGGCTgcctcgccgctgccgatcTGTGGGCGTGTGAGTAGGTATGATGAGAGTAAACAGAGTCTGAGACTTACATCGTTAAAGGCGACGATAATAAGGGCTTGGTGGCTCTCTACGCTCAGGTTACGCATGGCGTTCGAGACGATCCAGTCTCTGACGGCATCACGTTGCTGTACAGAGCCGAAAAGACTGGAGGCAACCTCTTCATCGTCTATATACCTCGAAGCAGACAGGATCATGGCATGGAGTACGACATCAAGGGCGTCGGCCTCACTCGCGTGTTCGAGCTGCCGACGGAACCTCGCTTCGTGGATCATGGGGATCCACTGATGGACATGGGAAAAGTAAGCTCGCAGGACCACCTGAATGGTCTCTGCATCCGGCAATGCGGGTATGTTGCCGGCGACAACACTgggctcgccgtcgttgaTTCGACGTCTCTTGGCCCGGGTGGGTTGTTGCTCGGGGGCTTCtcgctgctgccgtcgttcgtcgtcggccaacGTTTTGTTGCTGGAGTTGAACTTTTGCAGCTCtttggcgaagaaggccatgaTGTTGTACGCGTTCTTCTCGAGCCCGCCGTTGGTGTCGGGAGAGTCTTCCTGGCCGGGCGAGTGCTCCACATCGGGATGTCCGCTCTCCCGCGTCGTGTTGTTCGTGCGTTGCTGCTGGTGAACAGTCCTTTCCAAAGCATCTGATAATTGGTCCGGCGTTAGTGGAGAGACTCGGGACTATTCACGGATGTGGCTGAGACCAACCCAGTCGTCGATGCAAGTTCTCAATCGCCCCAGCCTTCATCCCTGGCTTGGACTTTTGCTTCTGGTACACACACTCGCTCCCTGCTGCATGTCAAACCTCATGTTCCAACCAAGATTGATCTCGTGCCGTAGTACCCACCTGTCTTGCGGCAGTGCTGGCATGTAGGCACTTCTCGGGAGCACCGCAGCttgcggcgccggcagcagTTGCAGgccagggccgccgccgccgcctcggagGCGCCGCCGGAGTCGTCGAGAACGcctccgtcggcggcctcgccgtgGTGGCTTAGCTCACTCCCGTTATCCATGGTCGTCCGGGGAGGGCATTGGGGCCCAAGAATGTTCTAGGGTACACGCGGATTTGGCAGTCCCGCGTCAAGTATGGCGGAGGCTGGTCTAGATATGGTTCCAGGACGAATGGGCCGGCGGCCCGGTCGACATACCCCGAAGGACCGAGGCACCCCCGCAATCGTCCCCCGCATTTTAAGCGTCAATATGTGGAAACAGTCTGGAGTTGTTGCGGAGAAAAGGAACGCCGTTTTACTGGAAGATATAGTTCATCGTTGACGCGAATGTaacatacacacatacacacataccACATACATGAAGGTGCGATAGACCCACGTGCAGCTGAGGCTCAGTCGTAGAACCTCCACTTGGAGGTCTGCTCCGGGCTGAGACTCTGGTTCAGGAGCAGCGCCCGGAGCAGCTCGATGGGCATCGTGTTGGCCCTGAGGATCCTGTCGTGAAGCTCCTTCTCGCCCATGAGACCCTTGGTCAACACCTCCTCCCGCAAGCCGTACATCTGCAACGCGCCCAGCATGTAGCCGGCCTGGTACAAGGGGGAGTAGTCGCCGCCGAAGGACCGGGtgacctcgccctcggcgttgGATCTCTCGTGTCCAACCCAGTCGACCAGCATGTCGACGCACTGCTGGGGCGTCATCTCGCCTAGGTGATACTTGAGCGAGAAGATGATCCTCGCGCACCGGTGCATGCGCCAGAACAGCGTGCCGATCTTGTCCTCGGCgctgacgaagaagtcgcCCCGGTTCCAGAAGACGTACTCCCAGTACATGGCCCAGCcctcgacgaagaagggcgTCGAGAACAGCTCGCGGTGGGGGCGGTGGCGCCTCCCCATGAACAGCTGGAGCCGGTGGCCCGGGATGAGCTCGTGGAAGGCCGTGGCGCGCGAGAAATGAGGGTTGTTGCCGCgcatcaccatcatcttgaGGTCGTGGTCCATGGCCGGCGTCGGGTACGAGACCCAGAAGGACGGCCCGCCGAGGAAAAAGGGCGACTCCTTCTGCTGCTCCGCCGAGATCATGAACATGCGCCACGTCTCGGCCACCTCGGGCACCGTGACCAGGTCGTGCTTCTTGACGAAGGCGATGCCCTCGAGGGCCAGCCGCCGCACCATCTGCGGCTGCTGCCCCGGCTCCACGTAGCTGTTTTTGACGTATTCCATGGCGGCCTTCCAGTCATCGCCAAAgccggcatcggcatcttcgaGGCTGGATGACTGTTAGAGCTAACTCGAGTCCCAAAAGTGATCCGACTCCACTTACCCCGATGTGCTGCTAGTCCCGTGTCCCTCTCCCGCCGGTGGAACGGCGCTCACTCTGTCGCGACGAATGCTTCGTGACGCCTTTTTCATCTCCCGCTCGCACCAATCGTACTGCTCCCTCGCCAACTTcaggagctcctcgggcgTGTAGGGGATcatctccgcctcgagctcgttGAGGAGACCGTCCCTCCCGATCGGCTCGACCGCGGCGCGGATGGACCCGGATCCGTTCTTCTGGGTAAGACgggcgtcgatggcgcccTTCATGCCGCCTAGCGcatcgtcgagctgctgcttgggCACCGAGCACCACCAGGGGAATAGGGGGTCGTACGGGGCGTAGAAGCCGTAAAACTCGTCGACGTGGCCTCGCAGCTGGTCGATGGTGCTCATGGCCCGTGAGAAGGTCGAGTCGGCTGCTTGGATCTCATTGGCTTGGATGgcccttgtcgtcgccgctaTTCTCTTGACCGTCTCGTTGAGAATcatggccgtcttcttgctgTCGATTGGGTCCATGTTCTGGCGAGCCTCACAGACATCGACGAGAGCCTGGGCAAAAGGCAGCACGGGTGCCACTTGGCCGTCTCGCTTGCGATCCAGGAGCAGGACACGGATGTTCCGTCTGAGATAGTTGCGAAGCAGCAAAAAGTCGACCTTGTCTTCTTGGCTGAACGTGTCGAACGGCGCCTTGAACAGGCTCTCGAGCTCATCGTTGTAGAACTTCTCGAGACGCCGAGACCTCGTAGGGGAACATTTGATGTTGTAGAAGTCCGTGAGATCCCTTTCATCCTCTGTGATTCGTACAATGCGTTCCGTCATGGACTCgaggttggcggcggcaggttCATGCCGTTTGGCGGCATGGAGATGGATCCAGTCGCCGTCTGAGTCTTTGGTCACTGCcagacgaggaggccttgATGCAAGGTGTTCTGCGGTCATAGTGATGAAGGAGATGGCTCGTACAGAGATGAAAGTCTGTTGGAATGGCGATGGAGGTATGAAGAGACTTGATGTCTCTAGCAGTGATGAGAGCAGAGGAGTGCGGGGGAAACGATGGTGTTGAAGCAAAGGCACGGGATCCAACCCGAGTGGCTTATCTCGGCTCCGGATGCCGGTCCCCTGGAACAGaacaggacaggacagggGACATAGCACCCATCCAAAGCATCCTTCAGTGGGGCCGATAACGAACGTAGCGGGCAGTTGCGCCAAAGCGAAGCTTTTTGGTGACGCCGGGGGTTCCTTGCATGTCACGACTAGGTAGTCCATTATGTGTTGTGTCCGTGCCTAGGTACTCTACTGGACCCCAACCACCATCCATGCTTTCCAACTTGATAGCAATGAGTGATGTCTACAGTGGCTATCAGGTGGTTTGATTCATATCGTGGATGTTGGCGACCGGCATGTCTATGCTGGGCCTGTCTTTCTGAGCTGCATTGGAAGCATTATAATGGGGAGGGTACACGAAAGTTATTGCTGGGTGTCGAACAAGACCGAACGCGATGCCTGATCATGCTATCaatcctctcctcctcttggGGCCAGCGAAAAATGAGGCCAGCAACTCCAAGTAGCAATCAACTCGTCGCCTTACTGCCCGAATTAGAGCGGACAGGTCAACGAATGGTATCCAAAAACCGGCTGTGAGCACGGACGAGATGCGTCAAGCTACTTAAGACCTCTGCAATCTTGCGGCAAAGGGCTTTGCTATACTCTATTATCCCGGGGAGGAACCCGTCAAGGTCTTTGCCAACCAGGCTTCAGTTCTATTATAAGCTTAACGGTGTTCTCAACCGGAGGTAGGTAAAAACTTGCACCATGACTCTGTAATTCATCAGCAAAGACCTGGCTGTTCTTGAAATGAACATATTCTATTCCTCCATCACTTTCTACGTCTTTGAGCTTTACTTTACCCAAATAGCCAAATTGGCTCGAACTGTTTCCAAGCTAGTTTACACATCTTCAGGTGTGATGTTTACTTCGGAAATCACTCGACCTTCAATGGTCCCTAACGCGGCGCCTGTTGTCTGTGAGTTCGACGCATTCGTGACCCCGGATGGAATTGTCAGATAACAAGTGAACAGTCACCGCCTCGCCAGGCATGGTCTGGAGCGGTGCACCTAACAACACCGGATTTGCCAATGATACCGCCCCGCCCAGCTGGTCCAACTTGACCTTTTCCATTCCGACTGCCGACTCGACTGCCGACTTCAACCATACATTTATCCTCCTTCTATATATCAGTTTCGATGGTTTTTCTTTCGGCCTCGAATTTGTGTTGTGGCTGTGGAACACAGCGCTTACGAGTCCCGATATGGCCCGCCCTGTAACTGTCGGGTGTTGTAAGCGCTGACTCTTGACGTGCGGGCTAACCGCTCGATCTGCTTGAACCAATGGGGCATGAGAAGACCTCGCTGCCGTGAAAACAGTAAGTAGCAAGGGGTAAATAAAGGTGGGCTAAGTTTGATGGCCTCTCTGTTAATTGGCGTTTGCCAGGGGCATCTTGCGGCACAGCAGTCCATTCATAACTGCAGCAAACCCACCTTCAGTTTGACTAACTACCTACATCCCCGTTTTGGTTCTTCGACCGATTTGGGGTGAGCAGCCAGCACATAAAGAACGCAATGGACGAAACGCAGAAACCTAGACGGGGCTATCTGACTTATTCGAAGCTCGAACCCGAGCATATTCGCCTTTTAGAATTGCAACCTGCAACCAAAAGATTCGACCCTATCCGGTGCAGTCTACGAACAGTTCCGCTTGGCCAAGCCTCGGATTATGAAGCGATTTCCTACGTCTGGGGAGATAAGAGCCTTGCAAAAATAGTAGAGGtggatggcgccgacgtACAAGCCACCAGCAACCTATTCGACGTCCTCCTCAACATACGGCGGCAAGATTCAGTCCGTACTGTCTGGATCGATGCACTATGCATCAACCAAGAAGACCTCGGTGAGCGCTGCCACCAGGTCAGCATCATGGGGCACATCTACCGAGAAGCTTCCGGTGTTTTGATTTACCTCGGAAACGAATGGGACGGTCTGGGAATCGCTTGCGAAtacctcgagctcgccgcgCAGCGAGAGGACGCTCACTTCGCCCCGTCACTTCAACCGCATTTAGAGGTTAGTccgccaccccccccccccccccccccctgtgAAAAGAAGACGGAGGTGGCGAAAAACACCACAGCTGTGATTTGAAATGACATAAAGCTGATGGGACTTGAGTTAGGTTCGTGGTCAAAACATCTCAACGCCCTATCTGAGAGACAATCTCTTCAGgctcttctcgtcggcgtggTTCTCTCGAGTGTGGACAGTACAGGAGTTCGTCCTCGCCCGAAAGACTACCTTTTTCTGTGGAGCGACTATTGTCGATGGTAAGCGGCTGGAACAAGGCATCGTCAACATTCGGCAGCACGCACAAAATAGATGCTGCGGGCCGCATTCGATTCTTGCGTGTGGCGAGACGTTCCTTAACGTGATGGCTCAGATGGAAGCGCTCAACGCCATGAGGACTTTCCCCAAAGCGGCGAGCTTTTTGGAAACGCTGCATCATTGCCGTCAGCGGCGGTGCACAAACCCCCGAGACAAGATCTACGGCATGCTGGGCATGGAGTTCAGAGGACAGGCAAGTCGCCTCCAGCCGAACTACGACATCTCGGTCGAGCAGCTCTTCGTTGATGTTGCCCGGGAGCAGGTGGAGCAGACGCGGACCCTGGAAGTACTCAGCTGCGTCGTCccggggaagaggaggacgtcCCTGGGCATCCCTTCGTACGTGCCTGACTGGACGCTCATGACGAAGAACATCCTCACCCACCACCTATCCATCGACCACCTAATGACGCTGCCGCACTACAACGCGTCTGGTGGCTTTCCGGCAGAGTTCCAAATTGGACCTGGTGACCGGGCGCTTACAAAAGGCATCGCGATCGACCGGATCGAGGCTCTCGGCCCTGCGTGTTTCTTCTCGGACCTGGCAAGTTGCGGCCAAGCAAAAGACTACGTGAATAAGGCCCGTCGATTGGCGGGCTTGCCTGGCCGCCCGCCCGAATCGTCGGAAGCGGCCAGTTCCCGAGAACTCGGGTTCTGGAGGACTCTATGTGGAAACCTAGCTGTTCACGTTGGAGAGGAATCCCGCGATTGGAGAGCTGCAGACCCCGCGGTTGACTATGAATCCTACCTACAATGGAGCGACATCGTTAACAGAGTGCCATCCGCGGACCCCCAACTCGATGACAGACCTGCATTTGAAGACGCATTGGTAGCAACGCTCTCAGCTCGAAGGTTCATGCGGACCAGGGAAGGGCACTTTGGCATGGTGGCCCCGGATTCTCGGCGTGGTGATGTGGTCATGATACTTGCCGGCGGCAGGGTGCCGTACGTGCTCCACGAAGAGCTGGGGTATGAGACTGAGAATGGCCCCGTGACTTATAGCTTCATTGGAGATGCGTACGTTGATGGTTTCATGCATGGAGAGCGTGTCGGCGACGATCCGGAATGGATGTGGTTGAATATGATCTAGTTCAACAAGATGCTCAGTTCATAGATGATAGATCGAACGTTCCTCACGGAGATCCAGACAATTTCGAGTCATCTCAAGCCATCTTGGAGTTGGGCGGTGATTAACTCAACGTTGCTAGGAACCGACAGAAGTGGCATGTTATTTCA
Encoded proteins:
- a CDS encoding uncharacterized protein (Putative zn(2)Cys(6) fungal-type DNA-binding domain, transcription factor domain, fungi), producing the protein MDNGSELSHHGEAADGGVLDDSGGASEAAAAALACNCCRRRKLRCSREVPTCQHCRKTGSECVYQKQKSKPGMKAGAIENLHRRLDALERTVHQQQRTNNTTRESGHPDVEHSPGQEDSPDTNGGLEKNAYNIMAFFAKELQKFNSSNKTLADDERRQQREAPEQQPTRAKRRRINDGEPSVVAGNIPALPDAETIQVVLRAYFSHVHQWIPMIHEARFRRQLEHASEADALDVVLHAMILSASRYIDDEEVASSLFGSVQQRDAVRDWIVSNAMRNLSVESHQALIIVAFNDIGSGEAAKAWSLAGSLTRTVEYLQLTVELDDAERPSLSQPFVSLAPPGSWTEAEERRRVFWNVFKLDRFISVTMGWNTSLTSDDVRRRLPCDGILWRKEDKVATPYFGIWDKAAGRIGNPIAFIPSHYAPPVSSQTVATTAAAASSAGAAAEEENRTPSEAATSPGAASASVDMSTVGAFAYSLEATESLSRVTSYFLQQKINMRDQRDISSWLTRFKELDLRLVHWKMLLPLKWQANTARQSTRMDPNLTLAHLTHNASMILLHQLIAFPPAEWPFRARLPSVLSADTCQAAAVEIAIITENYLKHAPRAAPVSSQFAFCVYVAARVLLLRWRHENEHGPGGGPAPEFWSLVRILDQMASQWAGPHSLEPSRNNLAGKYSIKLAEMHARCREDPSFTINVLGYTTEIDHTATFRSSQVYPPAREKCFQHQANAPRSKPGLGRNGQPATGFGHVSASREDARPTTHMDTIVVGQQIAVNASVMNPNPNPPSSSSVLVPPGMEMNGVEAMPQPDMYHRGSVGSGDLSNISQILLDQQFMDMDRIISFDDGIFGTEYEGGGW
- a CDS encoding Putative heterokaryon incompatibility is translated as MDETQKPRRGYLTYSKLEPEHIRLLELQPATKRFDPIRCSLRTVPLGQASDYEAISYVWGDKSLAKIVEVDGADVQATSNLFDVLLNIRRQDSVRTVWIDALCINQEDLGERCHQVSIMGHIYREASGVLIYLGNEWDGLGIACEYLELAAQREDAHFAPSLQPHLEVRGQNISTPYLRDNLFRLFSSAWFSRVWTVQEFVLARKTTFFCGATIVDGKRLEQGIVNIRQHAQNRCCGPHSILACGETFLNVMAQMEALNAMRTFPKAASFLETLHHCRQRRCTNPRDKIYGMLGMEFRGQASRLQPNYDISVEQLFVDVAREQVEQTRTLEVLSCVVPGKRRTSLGIPSYVPDWTLMTKNILTHHLSIDHLMTLPHYNASGGFPAEFQIGPGDRALTKGIAIDRIEALGPACFFSDLASCGQAKDYVNKARRLAGLPGRPPESSEAASSRELGFWRTLCGNLAVHVGEESRDWRAADPAVDYESYLQWSDIVNRVPSADPQLDDRPAFEDALVATLSARRFMRTREGHFGMVAPDSRRGDVVMILAGGRVPYVLHEELGYETENGPVTYSFIGDAYVDGFMHGERVGDDPEWMWLNMI